Proteins encoded by one window of Candidatus Tiamatella incendiivivens:
- a CDS encoding V-type ATP synthase subunit E yields MKTKGNIERFASTIISKEMEEYKSKIEEAYKAALKLIEETRDTEYNEASRKIQQDIVNAEERLKSEGSSLELQLKTSKSESISKWVEQVLDEAISRALKERDSDWYKKFMKGLVDRLSEEASSTFIVRCAKEDYKLVEKLLKDTGLYGKTLKLSREPADIKGGIIAVSEDGDAVLDYSFELFLENIKPKIRTRIARLLEG; encoded by the coding sequence TTGAAAACAAAAGGAAACATAGAAAGGTTCGCATCAACCATAATCTCAAAGGAAATGGAGGAGTATAAATCGAAGATTGAAGAAGCATACAAAGCGGCTTTGAAGTTGATTGAGGAGACGAGGGATACAGAGTATAATGAAGCCTCCAGGAAAATACAGCAGGACATTGTTAACGCTGAGGAGAGGCTTAAAAGCGAGGGATCATCACTCGAACTTCAATTGAAAACCTCTAAGTCTGAATCTATTAGCAAGTGGGTTGAGCAGGTGCTTGACGAAGCTATAAGCAGAGCGTTAAAGGAGAGGGATTCAGACTGGTATAAGAAGTTTATGAAAGGTTTAGTTGATAGGTTATCAGAGGAAGCTAGTAGTACTTTTATTGTAAGATGTGCTAAGGAGGACTACAAACTTGTAGAAAAATTATTGAAGGATACAGGGTTATACGGTAAAACACTTAAGCTTTCCAGGGAGCCGGCTGATATTAAAGGCGGTATTATAGCGGTCTCAGAGGATGGGGACGCTGTTCTTGATTACAGTTTCGAACTTTTCTTGGAGAATATTAAACCTAAAATAAGGACTAGAATAGCTAGATTACTAGAGGGGTGA